In the Euphorbia lathyris chromosome 5, ddEupLath1.1, whole genome shotgun sequence genome, one interval contains:
- the LOC136231168 gene encoding geraniol 8-hydroxylase-like, translating to MEIFNIYVLTIVLSLGLIGVVSSLFSGKKKLPPGPFPLPIVGNLFQLGKKPHKSLANLAKIHGPLISLKLGQTTSIVISSPSLAKEIFQTHDLNFSDRIISNTFQAHDHHNFSMIFLPVGPSWRNLRKISNSYVFSNHKLDSNQHLRTSKIQKLISYVEQSSCTGKPVEFDQLAFRTSFDVLSGDILSLDMADSKSLELKELVRCIADESVKANLVDYFPLLTKIYPQGLKNRLTVLIGRLFDLFDSIFDERLQAREEQSYISTNDMLDSLFSLTPGNKEHIDRTTIKHLFMDLLTAGTDTTSSTLEWAMAELLRNPGTLRKAREELVQIIGRDKVVNESDVAQLPYLRAIIKETLRLHPAAPLLVPRKAGADVEIGGYIIPKDAQVMVNAWAMGRDPSVWENPELFMPERFLGSAVDARGQHFELIPFGSGRRICPGMPLAIRMLHLMLASLIHRFDWKLEDGVEPESLDMDDNFGTTVHKAQPLRAIPIQLNY from the exons ATGGAAATATTTAATATCTATGTATTAACCATTGTACTGAGCTTAGGGTTGATCGGAGTTGTAAGCAGTTTATTTTCCGGGAAGAAAAAGCTTCCACCAGGTCCATTTCCTCTTCCTATCGTAGGTAACCTCTTTCAACTTGGTAAAAAACCCCATAAATCATTAGCTAATCTTGCCAAAATTCATGGACCTTTAATCTCCCTAAAGTTAGGCCAAACAACATCCATAGTGATTTCTTCACCATCTCTTGCCAAAGAGATCTTCCAAACTCATGATCTCAATTTCTCCGACCGAATCATCTCCAACACATTCCAAGCACATGATCATCATAATTTCTCAATGATTTTTCTCCCTGTTGGGCCTTCCTGGAGAAATCTTAGGAAAATTAGCAACTCTTACGTATTTTCTAACCATAAACTTGATTCTAATCAACATCTTCGCACCAGCAAAATTCAGAAACTTATTTCTTATGTTGAACAAAGTAGCTGTACTGGTAAGCCCGTAGAATTTGATCAATTAGCGTTTAGAACTTCGTTTGATGTTCTCTCCGGCGATATTTTGTCTCTGGATATGGCTGATTCTAAATCTCTGGAGTTGAAGGAGCTTGTGAGATGCATTGCTGATGAATCTGTTAAAGCAAACTTGGTTGATTATTTCCCTCTTCTTACCAAGATTTATCCCCAGGGTTTAAAGAATCGACTCACTGTTCTTATTGGTAGATTATTTGATCTGTTTGATAGTATATTTGATGAGCGATTACAGGCGAGGGAAGAACAGTCTTATATCTCAACAAATGACATGCTTGATTCTCTTTTCTCCCTGACTCCAGGCAACAAAGAACACATAGATCGAACCACAATTAAACATTTATTCATG GATCTATTAACTGCTGGGACTGATACAACTTCGAGCACATTAGAATGGGCGATGGCTGAGTTACTCAGGAACCCTGGAACCTTAAGGAAAGCAAGAGAAGAACTCGTGCAGATCATTGGTAGAGATAAAGTGGTAAACGAATCAGATGTGGCTCAGTTGCCGTACTTGAGAGCAATTATCAAAGAAACGTTGAGGTTACATCCTGCTGCGCCTTTATTAGTACCAAGGAAAGCAGGAGCAGATGTGGAAATAGGAGGATATATAATCCCAAAAGATGCTCAAGTCATGGTTAATGCTTGGGCTATGGGTAGAGATCCAAGTGTGTGGGAGAATCCAGAGTTGTTTATGCCTGAGAGATTCTTGGGTTCTGCTGTTGATGCTCGTGGCCAACATTTTGAGCTTATACCTTTTGGTTCAGGGCGGAGAATTTGCCCCGGGATGCCACTGGCGATCAGGATGTTGCACTTAATGTTGGCTTCACTTATTCACCGGTTTGATTGGAAGCTTGAAGATGGTGTTGAACCAGAGAGTTTAGATATGGATGATAACTTTGGCACCACCGTTCACAAGGCTCAACCTCTTCGAGCTATACCTATTCAACTCAACTATTAA